From one Culex quinquefasciatus strain JHB chromosome 3, VPISU_Cqui_1.0_pri_paternal, whole genome shotgun sequence genomic stretch:
- the LOC119769737 gene encoding uncharacterized protein LOC119769737, producing MDTALFSGPVELKVAKTTSRQSFKAPTITQAAAMLVGEKATPEIRRKLRRSMRSLRNFIRDTGAADWFEEFPMRRDMILLISSNYCDFVHTMTRERIGRSGRDHFNLECDGHGPPFDANVAASSPFVLPVVQHANIFCRRNLAKVENNTDLAALNSAIHDLTALTRYARRNPGLIEFER from the exons ATGGACACCGCGCTGTTTTCCGGTCCTGTTGAACTTAAGGTCGCTAAAACGACATCGCGCCAGAGCTTTAAGGCGCCAACCATCACACAGGCAGCTGCGATGCTAGTCGGAGAGAAGGCCACTCCAGAGATTCGTCGGAAACTGCGCCGAAGTATGAGGAGTTTGCGGAACTTTATCCGGGACACTGGCGCTGCGGACTGGTTCGAGGAGTTTCCGATGAGGCGAGATATGATCCTGCTGATCTCCAGCAACTATTGCGATTTTGTCCACACGATGACGAGGGAACGGATAGGAAGATCAGGACGAGACCATTTCAACCTCGAATGTGATGGACACGGACCTCCGTTTGATGCGAACGTCGCTGCTTCGTCGCCATTCGTTCTTCCGGTAGTCCAACAtgccaacattttttgcaggaggaatctgGCCAAAGTTGAAAATAACACGGACTTGGCCGCCCTCAATTCG gcGATCCATGACCTAACGGCCTTGACCCGTTACGCTCGTCGAAATCCTGGGTTGATTGAGTTCGAGCGATAA